The window TTTACTTCCTTCAGGTCCCAAGTCGATGATCCAATCCGCGGATTTGATAATATCAATGTTATGTTCAACAGCGATAATCGTGTTGCCCGCGTCAACAAGTCGGTTTAGCACTTTGAGGAGTTTTTGGATGTCATCGAAATGGAGCCCTGTCGTCGGTTCGTCCATGATATAGAGCGTTGAACCCGTTTGAAGACGTGCTAATTCCTTCGCCAGTTTGACGCGCTGCGCTTCACCACCGGAGAGTGTTGTCGCCGATTGTCCCAATTCTATATAACCGAGTCCGACATCTGTTAACATCTGGAGTGTTCGGCAGATACGCGGGCTTTCGGTGAAGAAGGGGAGTGCCTCATCTACCGTCATCCTTAAGACTTCAGCGATATTTTTGCCGTTGTAACGGATTTCGAGGGTCTCTACATTGTAACCAGTGCTATTACAGGTCTCACACGGCATCCATATATCAGGGAGGAAATGCATCTCGACGCGATTGAAACGGTGCCCCTCACATACGTGACACTGTCCGTGTGCGAGGTTGAAACTGAACGTGCCCATACTATACCCCCGCATCTTTGCATCGTGTTGCTCGGCGAAGAGTTCACGGATTTTCGTGAACAGATCGGTATACGTCGCTGGATTGGAACGCGGCGTTTCTCCGATCGCCTTCTGGTCTACATTGATGAGACGTTTGATATGGCTAACACCGCGGATGCTTCTATACTCAGGTAGCCCGTAGTCGTTATATATCGGCTCTCGGTTGCCATCGCTGAGGTAATGGGTATAGCGACGGTCTTCAGGATCACCGGTTTTGATAGAATTCCGACTCTCAAGAGCGGGTTTTAGGGTCCCCTCAACGAGCGAACTCTTTCCACACCCAGAAACACCAGTTACACAGGTAAGGGTTCCGAGCGGAATCTTGACATCAATGTTCTTGAGATTGTTCGTTTGCGCCCCGAATATCGCTAACTGTTTGCCGATGCCTTTGCGCCGAGTTTTCGGAACAGGAATCTCCACTTCATTGGACAGATAGGCTTGTGTCAAGGATTTTTTATTTTTACCTTGCGGGTGTCTTTCTCCTGAGTCGCTCTCCACTTCGTTACGGGCTATCGGTTGTGTGCTAATCACTGATTGCTGATCGCTGATCGCTGATCGCTGGAAGGTATCCGGTGTGCCGATAGCAACAATCTCACCCCCACCTTTTCCTGCTTGGGGACCGAAATCAATCACATGATCGGCGGCTAATATTGTATCTCGGTCGTGTTCAACGACAAGGACGCTGTTGCCGATATCGCGGAGTTCCTTGAGTGCCGCAATGAGGCGTTCTTGGTCGCGTGGGTGTAAGCCGATGCTCGGTTCGTCGAGAATATAGGTTACCCCGGTGAGACCGCTACCGAGTTGGCTTGCGAGTTGAATTCTGCGCATTTCGCCCCCCGAAAGCGTCGGTGCCCCGCGCTCTAACGCGAGATAGCCGAGACCAATATTTTCCAAGAACTCGAGGCGGGTCCGAATTTGGCGTAGGACTTCGGCTTCAAATTCAGGTGACGTATGAATGTGAAGTGCGGGATGTGTCGCTCTTGAGGTTGACACACCTTCCCTGCCCGGGAGATCACCCTTACCGTTTTGTGCGTCATCGGCGACTTGGACTTCAATCTGTCTCAGACGTGTGTTGAAGAATTCAATAATTTCGGTAATTGACAGTGCCATTAATTCAGAGACGGTCATATTCTCGAATCTGACGTAACTTGGAAAGGGTTTCAGTCGTGTGCCGTGGCATTGGTTGCAGGGGTCATAGGGTGGGTGAATACTTCTTCCGCGTCCATCACAGAAATCGCACGCCCCGACCTTGTTATTAAAGGAGAAGTGACGTGGTGTTAATTGGCCAAAGTTGTTACCGCAAGAACGGCATATGGCATGTTCGCTAAGGAAATGTCTGCCTGTTGTTTGTCCGCGTTCCCTTTTCTCGATGAGCACGAACCCGCCACTTTGAAGGAGTGCCAACTCTACCGCTTCCGTAAAACGGCTTTTTTCTTCGTCTACAAGTTCAATGCGGTCGATAACGATAAAGATCTCATGGTGAATACCTCTACTTAACTTTGGCACTTCATCAAGTCGGTGAATTTCGCCATCAATTTGGACGCGCACAAACCCTGCTCTTTGCAATCGACGAAATACATCGGCGTAATCCTCATTCCCTTTCAAACCGAATGCCGATTCATTCGCGTTAACGTCAACGATTTTACCGCGTGACACGCCTTCTTGACCTTCGGGAAGCAGCAAGAAGTTCGTGAGGGGTGCGAGGACATCCACTCGCTGTTCACGAAGGATTCCAAAAACCTGCTCCGTTATCTCCTCTGCTGATTGTGGCTGTACCTCCTCTTGACAATCGGGACAGTAGGGGTTGCCCCATCTGGCGTAAAGCGTGCGGAGTCCATCGTGTATCTCTGTAATCGTTGCGACAGTAGATCTTGGGTTCTGTCCAGCATTAGCATGCGAAATAGCAATCGCGGGGGAGAGTCCCTCAATTTTTGAGACTTTGGGCTTCTCCATCTGCCCTATAAACTGACGGGCATAAGTGCTGAGCGTTTCGATATAGCGGCGCTGTCCTTCGGCATAAACGGTATCCAGTGCGAGCGATGTCTTACCAGACCCGCTCACGCCGGTCAATGCGGTCATTTTCCGATGCGGAATATCAATGTCAATATTTTTGAGATTATTCTCTGTCGCTCCGCGCACAATAATGGCTTTTGGGTCGGATTGGAAGACTGGAAGAGTGGAAGACTCGGAGAGGTTACCATTCTTTCCATTCTTCCAGTCTTCCGTTTCTTCCATCCTTCCATCTTTCAGTATCTCAAAATCGCCCCGAAGGGCCCGACCCGTGTAAGACTCAGGCATTTCTGCAATCTCTTCAGGGGTTCCTACAGCGACAATAGTGCCGCCACCAATACCGCCCTCGGGTCCCAAATCAATGAGATAATCCGCGGAATTGACGACTTCCAGATTATGCTCAACAACGACAACCGTGTTGCCGTCCTCAACGAGCCGATGCAGTATCGTTAACAGTTTATTTACATCGTCAAAGTGTAAACCGGTTGTGGGTTCATCAAGGATATAGAGCGTTTTACCTGTGCCGCGTTTGGAGAGTTCCCGCGAGAGTTTGATACGTTGTGCTTCCCCCCCTGAAAGCGTGGGAGCGGGTTGTCCGAGCTTAATGTAATCCAAACCGACATCGTGGAGGAGTTTCAACCCTCGTGCGACCCTCGGAATATCAGCGAAATGTGCGAGCGCGGTGTCAATATCCATTTCAAGAACTTCAGAGATATTTTTCCCCTTGTATTTAATGGCAAGAGTTTCGCTGTTGAAGCGTTTTCCCTCGCACACCTCACACTCCACCCACACATCGGAGAGGAGTCCCATATCGACCTTCTTCGCGCCGTTCCCGCTACACGCTTCACATCTGCCGCCAGTGACGTTGAAACTAAACCGTCCAGGTTTATAGCCTCGCAATTTTGCATCGGGCAATCCCGCATAGAGTGCGCGTATCGCATCGAAAACCTTTGTGTAGGTCGCAGCGTTGGAACGTGGCGTTCGCCCGATAGGTGCCATGTCAATGTTGATAATTTTGTCAATGACCTTAGAGATCGGAACATTTTTTCCTTCGATGATACCTCGAATATCGTCGTAATCGCCTGGTACAGTCTTTGCTTTCATGAGGTCACGAGCGAGTGCGCTGTAGAGAATATCGTGAATTAAGGAACTCTTTCCAGATCCACTCACACCTGTTACACAACAGAGCGTACCCACCGGTATTTTAGGGCTGATACCTTGGAGATTGTTCTGACGTGCGTTGCAGATTTGCACCCATCTATCCCCTATCGGACGACGGGATTCCGGTTGAACGATCACCTTATCGCCTCGGAGATATTGTGCCGTGAGGGTATTACTCTCCTCCATGAACTGTGCGGGTGTGCCGATATCTGTTATCTTCCCACCCTTAATACCCGCACCGGGACCGAAATCAACAATCAGGTCAGCCACCAACATGGTCGCCTCATCGTGTTCAACAACGATAACGGTATTGCCCTGATCTCGCAAGTTTAGGAGGGTCATCAGCAAACCAGCATGGTCGCGTGGATGTAAACCGATACTCGGTTCATCAAGGACATAGGTGACATCGCGTAATCCAGCACCTACCTGACTCGCAAGGCGAATGCGCTGCGCTTCGCCACCGGAAAGTGTCGGTGCGGGGCGTGCAAGCGTTAGGTACCCCAATCCCACGTCCATAAGGAATCCGAGTCGTCCTCGAATTTCCTTTAACAGCTCCGACGCGATGAACGCCTCGCGCTCTCGGAGTACTAACTCGCCGAAGAATTTGGATGCGTCCTGAATGGACATTTCAAGGATGTCCGTTATGGAGGTATCCCCTATCGTTATCGCTTTCACCCACGGGTTCAGTCGGGTTCCGTCACAGGTCCTACAGGACATTTTGACGAAATAATCAGGGTAGGCACCCTCACCGGTTTCATCATCTTCAAAGTGATACTTCTGTTCTTCAGTTGGAATAATCCCGTGAAAATGGACACGATATTGTCGCAGGTGCTGCTGCTGTGGCTTTCGTCTTCGCCGGCGTCGCTTTTTGCCGCGTTGCTTTCGCCCGGTGTTTTCGGTACTCCTCGGCGTGTTACCCGTGTTGCTGTCTCTACTCGGGGCGGTAATCGTAAGAACATCGTCGCCGGTGCCGTAGAGAACTGCCTGTTGTTGTTCGGGTGTTAGGTCTTTCCAAGGGGTTTCAATATCGAATGCGAGGTGTTTTGCGAGTGCTTCAGCGATCACTTTTTCCCTTGCGGTGTCTCGTGTATTAAGAGGTCCCCATAGGCTTATGGCACCTTGCGTGATAGAGAGGGTATCATCCGGAACGATCAACTTGGGCGAGATGCCCATTTGCACGCCTAACCCCCGACAATTCTCGCACATTCCATCAGGGTTGTTGAAAGAGAAGTGCCGAGGTTCGGGTTTCACGAAGCTGATCCGGCAGCGCGCACACGTATAGTCCTCGCTAAAGAGTAGGTCGTCTTCCTCCGACGCAAACGGAGATCCCTCGCCTTCAGTAGGAACGACGTGAACAAGGAGACTTCCGTTCCCACGCATGAGTGCGGTCTCCACGGCTTGAGCGACGCGCGGTTCAATTCCGTCTTTGATAACAACCCGGTCGATGACGACATCGACGTCGTGGCGTTGATTGGGATTGAGGGTTAGCCCTGGTCGGAGTTCGTATATTTCACCGTCGATTCGCACCCTCGCGAAACCCGCTTTGCGTAAATCTTCAAATTCTTTTTGGTGGGCACCGCGGGAACCTCTGAAAATGGGTGCTAAAAC of the Candidatus Poribacteria bacterium genome contains:
- the uvrA gene encoding excinuclease ABC subunit UvrA; the protein is MTEESILVQGAREHNLRNIDIQLPKDKLIVFTGVSGSGKSSMAIDTVYAEGQRRYIESLSAYARQFLGQLGKPDVDEIVGLSPSIAIDQGSTGHNPRSTVATVTEVYDYLRVLYARAGQFHCPECGREVGSQTPADIVQALLDYPERTRLIVLAPIFRGSRGAHQKEFEDLRKAGFARVRIDGEIYELRPGLTLNPNQRHDVDVVIDRVVIKDGIEPRVAQAVETALMRGNGSLLVHVVPTEGEGSPFASEEDDLLFSEDYTCARCRISFVKPEPRHFSFNNPDGMCENCRGLGVQMGISPKLIVPDDTLSITQGAISLWGPLNTRDTAREKVIAEALAKHLAFDIETPWKDLTPEQQQAVLYGTGDDVLTITAPSRDSNTGNTPRSTENTGRKQRGKKRRRRRRKPQQQHLRQYRVHFHGIIPTEEQKYHFEDDETGEGAYPDYFVKMSCRTCDGTRLNPWVKAITIGDTSITDILEMSIQDASKFFGELVLREREAFIASELLKEIRGRLGFLMDVGLGYLTLARPAPTLSGGEAQRIRLASQVGAGLRDVTYVLDEPSIGLHPRDHAGLLMTLLNLRDQGNTVIVVEHDEATMLVADLIVDFGPGAGIKGGKITDIGTPAQFMEESNTLTAQYLRGDKVIVQPESRRPIGDRWVQICNARQNNLQGISPKIPVGTLCCVTGVSGSGKSSLIHDILYSALARDLMKAKTVPGDYDDIRGIIEGKNVPISKVIDKIINIDMAPIGRTPRSNAATYTKVFDAIRALYAGLPDAKLRGYKPGRFSFNVTGGRCEACSGNGAKKVDMGLLSDVWVECEVCEGKRFNSETLAIKYKGKNISEVLEMDIDTALAHFADIPRVARGLKLLHDVGLDYIKLGQPAPTLSGGEAQRIKLSRELSKRGTGKTLYILDEPTTGLHFDDVNKLLTILHRLVEDGNTVVVVEHNLEVVNSADYLIDLGPEGGIGGGTIVAVGTPEEIAEMPESYTGRALRGDFEILKDGRMEETEDWKNGKNGNLSESSTLPVFQSDPKAIIVRGATENNLKNIDIDIPHRKMTALTGVSGSGKTSLALDTVYAEGQRRYIETLSTYARQFIGQMEKPKVSKIEGLSPAIAISHANAGQNPRSTVATITEIHDGLRTLYARWGNPYCPDCQEEVQPQSAEEITEQVFGILREQRVDVLAPLTNFLLLPEGQEGVSRGKIVDVNANESAFGLKGNEDYADVFRRLQRAGFVRVQIDGEIHRLDEVPKLSRGIHHEIFIVIDRIELVDEEKSRFTEAVELALLQSGGFVLIEKRERGQTTGRHFLSEHAICRSCGNNFGQLTPRHFSFNNKVGACDFCDGRGRSIHPPYDPCNQCHGTRLKPFPSYVRFENMTVSELMALSITEIIEFFNTRLRQIEVQVADDAQNGKGDLPGREGVSTSRATHPALHIHTSPEFEAEVLRQIRTRLEFLENIGLGYLALERGAPTLSGGEMRRIQLASQLGSGLTGVTYILDEPSIGLHPRDQERLIAALKELRDIGNSVLVVEHDRDTILAADHVIDFGPQAGKGGGEIVAIGTPDTFQRSAISDQQSVISTQPIARNEVESDSGERHPQGKNKKSLTQAYLSNEVEIPVPKTRRKGIGKQLAIFGAQTNNLKNIDVKIPLGTLTCVTGVSGCGKSSLVEGTLKPALESRNSIKTGDPEDRRYTHYLSDGNREPIYNDYGLPEYRSIRGVSHIKRLINVDQKAIGETPRSNPATYTDLFTKIRELFAEQHDAKMRGYSMGTFSFNLAHGQCHVCEGHRFNRVEMHFLPDIWMPCETCNSTGYNVETLEIRYNGKNIAEVLRMTVDEALPFFTESPRICRTLQMLTDVGLGYIELGQSATTLSGGEAQRVKLAKELARLQTGSTLYIMDEPTTGLHFDDIQKLLKVLNRLVDAGNTIIAVEHNIDIIKSADWIIDLGPEGSK